From one Leptospira kanakyensis genomic stretch:
- a CDS encoding response regulator transcription factor codes for MTPKKKVLLVEDHAVTRVGVKHVVNSSADFEVVGEAEHSSQIVTLLNETRPDFVLLDLRIPGENVLNMVKDWKKEHPNLKVVTLTMLDEQPIVHSAIEAGVDGYLLKSDDLSSLTKNLNEIASGKTVYSKNLKLSFNRKPQDGKVANKKEKQILTLLGHGKTYQEIGTEIGLSKRTVEYHVGRLKDRFNAKTVAELIGRAKEQMLI; via the coding sequence ATGACACCTAAAAAGAAGGTATTACTGGTTGAAGACCACGCAGTGACTCGAGTTGGAGTGAAACACGTGGTGAACTCGTCAGCCGATTTTGAAGTTGTGGGAGAAGCAGAACATTCCTCTCAAATTGTAACCCTCTTGAATGAAACAAGACCTGACTTCGTCCTCCTCGATTTGCGAATTCCAGGGGAAAACGTGCTCAATATGGTGAAGGATTGGAAAAAAGAACATCCTAACCTAAAAGTTGTCACTCTTACCATGCTCGATGAACAACCGATTGTTCATTCTGCCATTGAGGCAGGAGTGGATGGGTATCTTTTGAAAAGTGATGACTTAAGTAGCCTCACCAAAAACCTTAATGAGATTGCTTCCGGAAAAACGGTTTATTCCAAAAACTTAAAACTTAGTTTCAACCGCAAACCGCAAGATGGGAAAGTCGCCAACAAAAAAGAAAAACAAATTTTGACCCTTCTTGGCCATGGAAAAACCTACCAAGAAATTGGAACTGAAATTGGCCTCTCCAAAAGAACTGTTGAATACCATGTCGGTAGACTCAAAGACCGATTCAACGCTAAAACTGTAGCGGAACTGATCGGCCGAGCCAAAGAACAAATGTTAATCTAG